In a genomic window of Alcanivorax sp.:
- a CDS encoding DUF1289 domain-containing protein produces the protein MAVNRIHTPCIGVCSTVFGDTVCRGCRRFSHEVVHWNGYSNEEKRIVWKRLNLLLCQVVDNYFQVTDADRLAAEMDFQNLRYQTQLSPQGWVPELLKAAGKQQIPYDRFGLRALPPTQGLLPRELYDQISAECHALAQAHYDRSYARPVTLAAELTELAAREKGLI, from the coding sequence CGTCTGTTCCACCGTGTTCGGTGATACGGTCTGTCGTGGCTGTCGCCGTTTCAGCCACGAAGTGGTGCACTGGAACGGGTACAGTAACGAAGAAAAGCGAATCGTCTGGAAGCGGCTGAATCTGCTGCTCTGCCAGGTAGTGGACAACTACTTCCAGGTCACCGATGCGGACCGGCTGGCGGCGGAGATGGACTTCCAGAATCTGCGCTACCAGACCCAGCTTTCCCCCCAGGGCTGGGTACCGGAGCTGCTCAAGGCCGCCGGCAAGCAACAGATCCCCTACGATCGTTTCGGCCTGCGCGCCCTGCCCCCAACCCAGGGCCTGTTACCTCGGGAGCTCTACGATCAGATCAGTGCTGAATGCCACGCCCTGGCCCAGGCCCACTACGACCGCTCCTACGCCCGCCCAGTTACCCTCGCCGCGGAACTCACCGAGCTTGCCGCACGGGAAAAGGGGTTGATCTAA